One window of Planctomycetia bacterium genomic DNA carries:
- a CDS encoding glutamate racemase — MSGDARCIGVFDSGIGGLTVVRELRRRLPNERIVYFGDTARVPYGIKSNQTITRFSHEICDFLRRFDPKMIVVACNTASAVALKDLEAALPIPVIGVVEPGAKQAVFLARGHSIAVIATEATIASDAYRKAMEKYNSGSLVLQRACPLFVPIVEEGRRPEDPITRSVIADYLTPLMHLDPGVIVLGCTHYPLLKTAIAEFVGPNIQLVDSGEQCAAGVVERLRAREMLNEEPGPGSLTCYVSDNPQRFKELGQRFLDHPVVDVTWISNEQFLSHAYEPAPSHA; from the coding sequence ATGAGTGGTGACGCGCGATGCATCGGTGTGTTCGATTCGGGAATCGGCGGGCTTACAGTCGTCCGGGAGCTGCGACGCCGGCTCCCCAATGAGCGGATCGTCTATTTCGGCGATACGGCGCGGGTGCCCTACGGCATCAAGAGCAATCAGACGATTACCCGATTCTCGCACGAAATCTGCGATTTTCTTCGCAGGTTCGACCCGAAGATGATCGTCGTCGCATGTAACACCGCCAGTGCCGTGGCCCTGAAGGACTTGGAAGCCGCGCTGCCCATTCCGGTCATCGGCGTAGTTGAGCCCGGCGCGAAGCAGGCGGTCTTTCTCGCGCGGGGGCACTCGATCGCCGTGATCGCCACGGAGGCGACCATCGCGTCAGACGCCTATCGCAAGGCCATGGAAAAGTACAATTCCGGGTCGCTCGTCCTGCAGAGGGCCTGCCCGCTTTTCGTCCCGATTGTCGAGGAAGGCCGGCGTCCGGAGGATCCCATTACTCGGTCAGTCATTGCCGACTATCTGACTCCGCTCATGCATCTCGATCCTGGGGTGATTGTTCTCGGCTGCACGCATTATCCGCTGCTTAAGACCGCGATCGCGGAGTTTGTAGGCCCCAATATCCAGCTCGTCGACAGCGGCGAGCAGTGCGCCGCCGGGGTGGTCGAACGGCTTCGCGCCCGTGAGATGTTGAATGAGGAGCCGGGACCGGGGTCGCTGACTTGCTACGTGAGTGACAATCCGCAAAGATTCAAGGAACTGGGGCAGCGTTTTCTC
- the scpB gene encoding SMC-Scp complex subunit ScpB, whose amino-acid sequence MDGGSTTITDMDEQTRNPDEPGDPAMADGTDSMESQSDEAVQIEPRRVVEAILFASDSPIPATKVTSILGVGNARDVRDHVVSLNDEYADRGMSFRISEIAGGFQMLTLPAYNTWLTKLLRARQETKLSGAALESLAVVAYKQPCTRADVEAVRGVAAGEMLNRLREMNLVKIVGRAEDLGRPMLYGTTKRFLEVFGLASLEDLPQVEALSGGASATTLKPRPVHDEASADIEPADAAPRLSIVEGDDDSAESDADES is encoded by the coding sequence ATGGATGGTGGTTCCACGACGATTACCGATATGGACGAGCAAACCCGCAATCCTGACGAACCGGGCGATCCGGCAATGGCGGACGGCACGGACTCGATGGAGTCGCAGTCGGACGAGGCGGTGCAGATCGAGCCGCGCCGCGTCGTCGAGGCGATTCTCTTTGCCTCTGATTCTCCCATCCCCGCGACAAAGGTGACCTCGATTCTGGGTGTGGGCAACGCCCGGGACGTCCGCGACCACGTCGTCTCGCTCAACGATGAATACGCCGATCGCGGGATGTCGTTCCGCATTTCCGAGATCGCCGGTGGGTTTCAGATGCTCACCCTGCCCGCCTACAACACTTGGCTGACCAAGCTGCTGCGCGCCCGGCAGGAGACCAAGCTCTCCGGTGCGGCCTTGGAGTCGCTGGCCGTCGTGGCCTACAAGCAGCCCTGCACCCGGGCGGACGTCGAGGCGGTTCGCGGCGTGGCGGCTGGGGAGATGCTCAATCGCCTGCGCGAGATGAATCTCGTCAAGATCGTCGGCAGGGCGGAAGACCTGGGCCGACCGATGCTCTACGGAACGACCAAGCGATTTCTTGAGGTGTTCGGACTCGCGTCGCTGGAGGACCTGCCGCAGGTTGAGGCGCTTTCCGGCGGCGCATCGGCGACCACGCTCAAGCCGCGACCGGTCCATGATGAGGCTTCAGCGGACATTGAACCAGCCGATGCCGCGCCGCGATTGTCGATCGTCGAAGGCGACGACGACTCCGCCGAATCGGATGCCGACGAGTCCTGA